The following coding sequences are from one Chloroflexota bacterium window:
- the gyrA gene encoding DNA gyrase subunit A, whose amino-acid sequence MDYGTIRSVDINQQMRSAYLDYAMSVIVARALPDARDGLKPVHRRILYAMYDMGIRATGSYKKSARIVGEVLGKYHPHGDQAVYDSMARMAQDFSLRYMLVDGQGNFGSIDGDSPAAMRYTEARMGKLAEELLTDIDKDTVDFTDNFDGSLQEPSVLPARLPNMLLNGASGIAVGMATNIPPHNINELVAALTYVIDHYEDFDNVTIEDLLTIMPGPDFPTGGTIVGDEGIRQAYGTGRGRIILRGKAIIEEMNGGKHRIIIGEIPYQLNKTTLIERIATLAREGKLDEISDLRDESDRNGMRIVIELKRTAYPRKVLNQLYKYTPLQSTFGVQMLALVNGEPRMLPLKRTLHIYIEHRLDVITRRTQFELNKAKARAHILEGLTIALANLDAVIQTIRESKDVETAKERLITRFKLSALQAQAILDMQLRRLAALERQKIEDEYKALQERIAHLEDLLAHPKKMLLLIKEDLAEIGQKYRDERRTNIIPEASGDLSMEDLVGDEAVLVSITERGYVKRVDAITYRSQKRGGRGVIGHTTREEDEVVMMFPARTLETILFFSDRGKVYAAKTYDIPDAGRTAKGISMVNVLSIAPGETITAAVAVPDFEVAKYCTMVTRLGKIKRVALSEFASVRPSGLIAMGLADDDELGWVRLTNGNEELIIITTHGQALRFAETELRPMGRPAQGVNGINLRGEDRVIGMEVVEPGGDLLVVTTKGYGKRTSLDEYAPKGRATMGNLTIDKNALSIIGLIAAARVVQPNEDQLTFISANGIVMRTNAAAISQFTRATRGVQIMNLEADDTVVSVARFAEADLLMAEAA is encoded by the coding sequence ATGGATTATGGCACGATTCGTTCTGTAGATATTAACCAACAAATGCGCTCCGCCTATCTTGATTACGCCATGAGCGTGATCGTTGCCAGAGCGCTCCCCGATGCGCGCGACGGATTGAAGCCCGTTCACCGCCGCATTTTATATGCCATGTACGATATGGGCATCCGCGCTACAGGCTCTTATAAAAAATCGGCTCGTATTGTTGGTGAAGTGTTGGGTAAATATCACCCGCATGGCGACCAGGCTGTGTATGATTCAATGGCGCGTATGGCGCAAGATTTTTCTCTGCGCTATATGCTCGTTGATGGCCAAGGCAACTTTGGTTCCATTGATGGCGACTCCCCCGCAGCCATGCGTTATACCGAAGCCCGTATGGGCAAGCTGGCCGAAGAGTTGCTCACCGATATCGACAAAGATACGGTTGACTTCACAGACAATTTTGATGGCTCGTTGCAAGAACCCAGTGTTTTGCCCGCGCGCCTGCCCAATATGCTCCTCAACGGCGCTTCGGGGATTGCGGTCGGAATGGCAACCAATATTCCGCCACATAATATCAACGAGTTGGTTGCAGCCCTTACCTACGTAATTGACCACTACGAAGACTTCGATAATGTCACCATTGAAGATTTGCTCACCATCATGCCTGGCCCCGATTTCCCCACCGGCGGCACCATCGTCGGGGATGAGGGCATCCGGCAGGCCTATGGCACAGGGCGCGGCCGCATCATTTTACGCGGCAAAGCCATTATCGAAGAAATGAACGGCGGTAAACACCGCATCATCATTGGGGAAATTCCCTACCAACTCAACAAAACCACGCTAATCGAGCGCATTGCCACCCTGGCCCGCGAAGGCAAACTCGACGAAATTTCAGACCTTCGAGATGAATCCGACCGTAATGGGATGCGCATTGTCATCGAGCTAAAACGCACCGCCTACCCGCGCAAGGTATTGAATCAGCTTTATAAGTACACCCCACTTCAATCCACGTTTGGCGTGCAAATGCTGGCCCTCGTCAATGGCGAACCGCGCATGTTGCCGCTCAAACGGACGCTGCACATCTATATCGAACACCGCCTGGATGTGATCACGCGCCGCACGCAATTTGAACTCAATAAAGCCAAAGCCCGCGCGCACATTCTCGAAGGGCTGACCATTGCACTGGCAAATCTGGACGCGGTCATCCAAACCATTCGGGAATCCAAAGACGTGGAAACTGCCAAAGAACGCCTGATCACTCGCTTCAAACTCAGCGCATTGCAGGCACAGGCTATTCTGGATATGCAATTGCGCCGTCTGGCTGCGCTGGAACGCCAGAAAATTGAAGATGAGTACAAAGCCTTACAGGAACGCATTGCCCACCTGGAAGATTTACTGGCTCACCCCAAAAAGATGCTGCTGCTCATCAAGGAAGACCTGGCTGAAATCGGCCAAAAATATCGCGACGAGCGGCGCACAAATATCATCCCCGAAGCCAGCGGCGACCTGAGCATGGAAGATTTGGTGGGCGATGAAGCTGTGCTGGTGAGTATCACCGAACGCGGTTATGTCAAACGCGTCGATGCCATCACCTACCGCTCACAAAAACGCGGCGGGCGCGGCGTTATCGGCCACACCACCCGCGAGGAAGATGAAGTTGTGATGATGTTCCCGGCGCGCACACTGGAAACGATCTTATTCTTCTCGGACCGCGGCAAAGTCTATGCGGCAAAAACCTACGATATTCCCGACGCCGGACGTACCGCCAAAGGGATTTCGATGGTCAATGTACTTTCGATTGCCCCTGGCGAAACCATCACCGCCGCAGTCGCCGTGCCCGATTTTGAAGTTGCCAAATACTGCACCATGGTCACCCGCCTGGGCAAGATCAAACGCGTGGCGCTCTCCGAATTTGCTTCAGTACGACCATCCGGGCTTATTGCTATGGGCCTGGCCGACGACGACGAACTCGGCTGGGTGCGTCTGACCAACGGCAACGAAGAACTCATTATTATCACCACGCACGGACAAGCCTTGCGTTTCGCCGAAACCGAACTGCGCCCCATGGGACGCCCTGCACAGGGTGTAAATGGCATCAACCTGCGCGGTGAAGATCGCGTGATCGGCATGGAAGTGGTTGAGCCGGGTGGCGATCTATTGGTAGTTACAACCAAAGGTTATGGCAAACGCACCTCGCTCGATGAATACGCTCCCAAAGGGCGCGCAACGATGGGAAATTTGACCATCGACAAAAATGCGCTCTCCATAATCGGCCTGATCGCGGCCGCCCGCGTTGTGCAGCCCAATGAAGATCAACTCACCTTCATCTCGGCGAATGGCATTGTGATGCGCACCAATGCCGCGGCCATTTCGCAATTCACACGCGCCACGCGCGGTGTGCAAATTATGAATCTCGAGGCCGATGACACCGTCGTCTCCGTGGCGCGCTTCGCCGAAGCCGATCTACTTATGGCCGAGGCCGCGTAA
- a CDS encoding NAD(P)-dependent oxidoreductase, which yields MTQAIPSEFLALDRKDRAHKPFYHLSLRKPEDRVLDFNDVVIPFDAERAQIEASRCIHCPDPAPCMVACPTHNDIPSAMWLIENGEFIKAAELYRKTSALPEICSRVCPHEQLCEGSCVLNKDHHPVLTGILEAFAVEYAREHAGVVLPAGEPTGKKVAVIGAGPAGLGCAEYLVQQGYGVTIFESKPASGGLLTYGIPNFKIPKEIVFERIEDFKKAGVEFVFNTFIGKDKTIDELFAEGYDAVFIGIGSQIDAPLKAEGADLPGVYLATEFLIRANVKEELLPDDLKDSLEIGEKVIVVGGGDTASDALRSALRMGSKEVTCIYRRTENEMPGSAKDRTMAREEGAVYQFLTQPIKFIAGEDGHLAAVECLRMELGEPDESGRRRPVNIEGSNFIIEADTAVLALGYWPDEIIGKTTPDLETYNWGLVKIDSETGATSRPGVFAGGDAATGPDLVVTAMVGGRKAAEAIDKYLTHK from the coding sequence ATGACTCAAGCTATTCCTAGCGAGTTTCTGGCGCTTGATCGCAAAGATCGTGCGCATAAGCCCTTTTACCATTTAAGTTTACGAAAACCCGAAGACCGCGTACTTGATTTTAATGACGTTGTCATTCCATTTGACGCAGAACGCGCCCAGATTGAGGCGTCGCGCTGTATCCACTGCCCCGACCCGGCCCCCTGTATGGTGGCCTGCCCCACACATAACGACATCCCTTCGGCGATGTGGTTGATCGAGAACGGCGAATTTATCAAAGCTGCCGAACTCTACCGAAAAACCAGCGCCCTGCCCGAAATTTGCTCTCGCGTATGCCCTCACGAACAACTTTGTGAGGGTTCGTGTGTATTAAATAAAGATCACCACCCCGTGCTAACAGGCATTCTGGAAGCTTTTGCGGTGGAATATGCCCGCGAACATGCGGGCGTCGTTTTGCCTGCCGGTGAGCCTACCGGGAAAAAAGTTGCCGTTATCGGCGCCGGACCCGCCGGGCTGGGATGCGCCGAGTATTTGGTTCAACAAGGATATGGCGTAACGATTTTTGAATCCAAACCAGCTTCTGGCGGATTGCTGACATATGGCATTCCCAATTTTAAAATTCCAAAAGAGATTGTTTTCGAACGCATCGAAGATTTTAAAAAAGCCGGAGTCGAATTCGTTTTCAATACATTTATTGGTAAAGACAAGACAATTGACGAACTCTTCGCAGAAGGCTACGATGCCGTCTTTATTGGCATCGGCAGCCAGATTGATGCCCCGCTCAAAGCCGAAGGCGCCGACCTACCGGGGGTTTATCTTGCTACGGAATTTCTCATCCGCGCGAATGTGAAAGAAGAATTGCTACCCGATGACTTGAAAGACTCGCTGGAAATTGGCGAAAAAGTCATCGTAGTAGGCGGCGGCGACACAGCCTCCGACGCGCTGCGCTCTGCACTGCGGATGGGCAGCAAAGAAGTTACCTGTATTTATCGCCGTACTGAAAATGAAATGCCCGGCAGTGCTAAAGATCGCACAATGGCAAGAGAGGAAGGCGCGGTTTACCAATTCCTCACTCAACCGATCAAATTCATTGCTGGCGAAGATGGGCATCTGGCCGCGGTAGAGTGTTTGCGCATGGAACTGGGCGAACCTGACGAATCAGGCCGCCGCCGCCCCGTGAATATTGAAGGCTCGAACTTCATTATCGAGGCCGATACTGCGGTGCTTGCGTTGGGTTACTGGCCTGATGAGATCATTGGCAAAACCACCCCCGATCTGGAAACCTATAACTGGGGTCTGGTCAAAATCGATTCCGAAACTGGCGCAACATCTCGCCCCGGCGTTTTCGCAGGCGGCGACGCTGCCACTGGCCCCGATCTGGTCGTCACAGCCATGGTTGGTGGGCGCAAAGCCGCCGAAGCCATCGATAAGTATCTTACTCACAAATAA
- a CDS encoding winged helix-turn-helix transcriptional regulator — translation MSLTKTHAMQLGTLIKRMRSLRLMRIPPECELPPGLVAMLDWVANSPGCGVLELADGLGVTPPTVSVGVRRLMRDGWLESRQHPEDRRAKPLYITPKSETLLEHLRRFQSKVMHLFLAQLSEGEQETFLSLFDQAISAMEERLLDNSWKESEID, via the coding sequence ATGTCTTTAACAAAAACCCATGCCATGCAACTGGGGACGCTGATTAAACGTATGCGCTCTTTGCGGCTGATGCGCATACCACCGGAGTGCGAACTCCCCCCCGGGCTGGTGGCCATGCTCGATTGGGTAGCCAACTCCCCGGGGTGTGGTGTGCTTGAACTGGCCGATGGCCTGGGGGTGACACCCCCCACTGTGAGCGTGGGCGTGCGTCGCCTGATGCGCGATGGCTGGCTGGAAAGCAGGCAGCACCCTGAAGATCGGCGCGCAAAGCCCCTCTATATCACGCCGAAAAGTGAGACTTTGTTGGAGCACCTGCGTAGATTCCAAAGCAAAGTTATGCACCTGTTTTTGGCGCAACTATCTGAAGGGGAGCAGGAGACCTTTCTCAGTCTCTTCGATCAGGCGATTAGCGCCATGGAAGAGCGATTACTTGATAATTCATGGAAAGAATCAGAAATCGATTGA
- a CDS encoding efflux RND transporter periplasmic adaptor subunit — protein sequence MNRKWLFIILGVVVLVAAVFFWLRQAGLRQQATLFDSLTTEPISRGELVASIEADGVVRSEQSAELVWSIAGEVAEVLRQVGDEVKVGDVLAVLDETSLPQNIILAQADLIAAQQALDDLLNTQTQQAQALKVIQDAEDALEDAHNPAMVQAQAQAIIAVAERQLESIQLQYDILMTPPSQSSIQQVYDNILLTQEMIKDLEDQVADLEKTLQRAVFHPFESLIAYKQAYASASAELARQQARLLNLQYRYEELHLPPDLSDVATAEAALAAAQAQLADAQRQWARVKDGATPGEIAVLEAQLADAQREYERVKDGPTADDIAAAEARVAAAQAIIGKSQLRTPIDGVITQVEIRPGDQVNNGTLAFRIDKLAHLLVDVQVSELDINRTVIGQSVLLTFDAIFAAEYHGVVMAISPVGNIEAGLVSFDVTIEVVDPDAAVRPGMSTTAKIEVSRVADALLVPNAALRTLDGQRVVYVFGGDTSLEDTGNLTGPAPSIPGAQPVPITIGQSSGTYSEIVAGDLKENDLVVLNPPSEWLLNP from the coding sequence TTGAACCGTAAATGGCTTTTTATAATTCTTGGTGTGGTTGTGCTGGTCGCGGCGGTTTTTTTTTGGCTGCGTCAGGCTGGCCTTCGCCAGCAAGCAACGCTGTTCGATAGCCTGACGACAGAGCCAATTAGCCGCGGCGAGCTGGTCGCATCTATCGAAGCTGATGGCGTGGTGCGCTCGGAGCAGAGCGCTGAACTCGTCTGGTCGATTGCGGGCGAAGTTGCCGAAGTTCTCCGGCAGGTTGGCGATGAAGTTAAGGTGGGAGATGTGCTGGCCGTTCTGGATGAAACCTCGCTGCCGCAGAATATTATTCTGGCACAGGCCGATTTAATTGCAGCGCAGCAAGCCCTCGACGACCTGCTTAATACGCAAACGCAACAAGCTCAGGCTCTGAAAGTCATCCAGGATGCCGAAGATGCCCTTGAAGATGCACACAATCCTGCAATGGTGCAGGCCCAGGCACAGGCTATAATAGCTGTCGCAGAGCGCCAACTTGAGAGTATCCAATTGCAATATGATATTCTCATGACGCCGCCCTCCCAGAGTAGTATTCAGCAAGTCTATGACAATATTCTCCTGACGCAAGAAATGATTAAAGATTTGGAAGATCAGGTCGCGGATCTGGAAAAAACCTTGCAGCGGGCGGTTTTTCATCCCTTTGAGAGTCTAATAGCCTATAAGCAGGCTTATGCCAGCGCCAGCGCCGAATTGGCGCGCCAGCAAGCGCGCCTGCTAAACTTGCAATATCGTTACGAAGAATTGCATTTACCGCCCGATCTGAGTGATGTGGCGACCGCCGAAGCTGCTCTCGCGGCAGCCCAGGCGCAATTGGCTGACGCTCAGCGCCAGTGGGCACGCGTGAAAGATGGCGCTACACCCGGAGAAATTGCCGTGCTCGAAGCGCAGCTTGCCGACGCACAGCGCGAATATGAGCGCGTGAAAGATGGCCCCACTGCCGATGATATTGCCGCGGCTGAAGCGCGCGTTGCCGCGGCTCAGGCGATTATTGGCAAAAGCCAGTTACGAACGCCCATCGACGGTGTGATCACACAGGTTGAGATTCGGCCCGGCGATCAGGTCAATAATGGCACGCTGGCCTTTCGTATTGACAAACTCGCCCATCTGCTGGTCGATGTGCAGGTCTCCGAGTTGGATATCAACCGCACAGTCATCGGGCAAAGTGTTTTGCTTACCTTCGATGCCATTTTTGCAGCCGAATATCACGGTGTGGTGATGGCGATCTCCCCTGTGGGTAATATTGAGGCTGGTCTGGTAAGTTTTGATGTGACAATTGAAGTGGTTGATCCGGATGCTGCTGTGCGCCCGGGGATGAGCACGACAGCGAAAATTGAAGTCAGCCGGGTAGCCGATGCGCTGCTGGTGCCGAATGCAGCATTGCGCACGCTGGACGGTCAGCGCGTGGTTTATGTGTTTGGGGGCGATACCAGCCTCGAAGATACCGGGAACCTCACCGGCCCAGCCCCGTCGATTCCTGGGGCGCAGCCCGTTCCCATCACAATTGGACAAAGTTCCGGGACGTATAGTGAAATCGTCGCCGGTGATCTCAAAGAAAATGATCTGGTTGTTCTCAATCCCCCCAGTGAATGGTTGTTAAACCCTTAA
- a CDS encoding efflux RND transporter periplasmic adaptor subunit, whose translation MKRIIIIVVVVAVLVGGVIGWQTYSRNKQQQELLASLETMPLEEGTLVASIGATGQVRSNQSALLAWKTSGTVDSVAVKVGDAVTVDTELAALEQTSLSQSVILAQADLVSAQRALDDLMYSDVQRSQALQAVEDAEQALEDLLNPELQQAQALQAIADADQAVENAERALSNVQNTASQADIDEAHADLVLVQDRLEKAQEDFAPYAGRPEDDLERANRQSALSAAQQNYDAAARKYNALSSIGSEIDIAEAQANLAVAQAQLTEAQREYERVKDGPTAADMALLEAQLADAQREWERLINGPPADDIAAAEARVAAAQATIDMAHIVAPFDGVITRVESKLGDLVDPGTLAFRVDDYSRLLVDLDVSEVDINKIAVGQQVTMNFDAVLAKEYFGDVVEVALVGTEVQGVVNFTVTVELQNIDEDIRPGMTSAVNIVIRQLEETLLIPNRSVRVVEGERVVYVLRNDGSIDKIVITLGSSSDMYSEIVAGDLKVGDEIIINPPRELTESGSTFGGPGGPPGMRPH comes from the coding sequence ATGAAGCGAATCATAATTATCGTTGTAGTCGTGGCTGTTTTGGTTGGCGGTGTTATTGGTTGGCAAACCTATAGCCGGAATAAACAACAACAAGAACTGCTGGCGAGTTTGGAGACTATGCCGCTCGAAGAAGGCACCCTGGTTGCCTCAATCGGGGCGACAGGGCAGGTGCGCTCGAATCAGAGCGCGCTATTGGCCTGGAAAACATCGGGCACGGTTGATAGTGTGGCTGTGAAAGTCGGCGACGCGGTTACGGTGGATACCGAATTGGCCGCGCTGGAGCAGACTTCGCTCTCGCAGAGTGTAATTCTGGCGCAGGCGGATTTGGTCAGCGCGCAGCGGGCGTTGGATGATTTGATGTATTCTGATGTGCAGCGTTCTCAGGCTTTGCAAGCGGTAGAAGATGCCGAGCAAGCCCTGGAAGATTTGCTCAACCCCGAGTTGCAGCAAGCCCAGGCTTTGCAAGCGATTGCCGACGCCGATCAGGCGGTTGAAAATGCTGAACGTGCCTTGAGCAATGTGCAAAATACGGCCAGCCAGGCCGACATTGACGAGGCCCATGCCGATTTGGTGCTGGTGCAAGACCGGTTGGAAAAAGCCCAGGAAGATTTTGCGCCTTATGCTGGCCGCCCCGAAGATGATTTGGAGCGCGCCAATCGTCAGAGCGCGCTGTCTGCTGCACAGCAAAACTATGATGCCGCGGCGCGGAAATATAACGCGCTATCTAGCATTGGCAGCGAGATTGATATTGCCGAAGCGCAGGCTAATTTGGCGGTTGCCCAAGCGCAGCTAACCGAAGCGCAGCGCGAATATGAGCGGGTAAAAGATGGCCCCACCGCGGCCGATATGGCCTTGCTTGAAGCGCAGTTGGCCGACGCACAACGCGAGTGGGAACGGCTTATAAACGGCCCGCCCGCCGATGATATTGCCGCAGCCGAAGCGCGTGTTGCCGCGGCGCAGGCGACGATTGACATGGCGCATATTGTCGCCCCCTTTGATGGCGTTATAACCCGCGTGGAGAGCAAACTCGGCGATCTGGTTGATCCTGGTACGCTGGCTTTCCGTGTGGATGATTATTCGCGATTATTGGTTGATCTGGATGTCTCCGAAGTGGATATTAACAAGATTGCCGTGGGGCAGCAGGTAACAATGAATTTTGATGCTGTGCTGGCGAAAGAGTATTTCGGCGATGTGGTTGAAGTGGCTCTGGTAGGCACCGAAGTGCAGGGCGTGGTCAATTTTACTGTAACTGTGGAATTGCAAAATATCGATGAAGATATTCGCCCCGGTATGACTTCGGCGGTCAATATCGTTATTCGCCAACTCGAAGAGACCTTGCTGATCCCCAATCGTTCCGTGCGGGTGGTGGAGGGCGAGCGCGTGGTCTATGTACTACGCAATGATGGCAGCATCGATAAAATTGTTATCACACTGGGTTCATCTTCCGATATGTACAGCGAAATTGTTGCCGGTGATCTAAAAGTTGGCGATGAAATTATTATCAATCCGCCGCGCGAACTTACCGAAAGTGGCTCTACTTTTGGAGGGCCTGGTGGCCCTCCAGGGATGCGGCCGCACTAA
- a CDS encoding ABC transporter ATP-binding protein, which yields MTNNWVVEANQVTKVYTMGDVEVHALRGLSLKIGRGEVVSIMGPSGSGKSTLMNILGCLDRPTAGDYHLDSESVAQLDDDQLADIRNRKVGFVFQSFNLLPRATALANVELPLRYARDRSNRRQRARESLELVGLADRITHRPNELSGGQQQRVAIARAIVNNPSIVMADEPTGNLDSKSGEQIMELLLNLNKERGTTLIIVTHDPEIAALTERVIQIRDGVVEKI from the coding sequence ATGACTAATAATTGGGTAGTTGAAGCCAATCAGGTTACCAAAGTTTATACGATGGGCGATGTCGAAGTACATGCTTTGCGCGGGCTTTCGTTGAAAATTGGGCGCGGCGAAGTCGTCTCGATCATGGGGCCTTCGGGTTCGGGCAAATCGACGCTAATGAATATTCTCGGCTGCTTGGATCGTCCGACGGCTGGCGATTATCATCTGGATAGCGAGAGCGTCGCGCAGTTGGATGACGATCAACTGGCCGACATCCGAAACCGGAAGGTGGGATTTGTTTTTCAGAGTTTTAACCTGCTCCCCAGGGCAACAGCTCTGGCCAATGTGGAACTGCCCCTGCGTTACGCGCGGGATCGCAGCAATCGCCGCCAACGGGCGCGCGAATCCCTCGAGCTGGTAGGTCTCGCCGACCGCATCACTCACCGCCCCAACGAACTCTCTGGCGGCCAGCAGCAGCGTGTGGCAATTGCGCGGGCGATTGTCAACAACCCGTCCATTGTGATGGCCGACGAACCCACCGGGAATCTGGATAGCAAATCGGGCGAGCAGATCATGGAGTTGTTGCTGAACTTGAACAAGGAGCGCGGCACCACCCTGATTATCGTCACTCACGATCCTGAAATTGCGGCGCTAACTGAGCGCGTGATTCAGATACGTGATGGCGTGGTGGAGAAAATATGA
- a CDS encoding FtsX-like permease family protein, translated as MNFWQSFVEALESLTSNKLRSGLTILGIVIGVGAVIAMLAIGAGAQNSITGEIQGIGTNLLFVFRGGAEDVRNPEPLTLGDAEAIADPFAAPSVAGVAPILQGNAEVSFSGESQVTTLNGVTPDYEVVRNYRVTEGEFISETHMLGRSAVVILGVDVADKLFGRKSGVVGETVRIEGQPFRVIGVLEEKGGGSFGSEDDQMIVPLTTAQARLIRRSTSDRVDVIFVGAVSAEAVPDAVDEISQILRMRHRTEIAQDDFTIFSQQDFLDVASSITGILTIFLGGIAGISLLVGGIGIMNIMLVSVVERTREIGLRKAMGARKMDILVQFLTESALLSLFGGLIGIGLGWLISFIVGQIAAASDANIDPVIGMDAVLLATLFSAAVGVFFGLYPANRAASLEPVEALRYE; from the coding sequence ATGAACTTTTGGCAATCTTTTGTTGAAGCCCTGGAGAGTCTTACCTCCAATAAGCTGCGTTCCGGCCTGACGATTTTGGGCATTGTGATCGGTGTAGGCGCGGTGATCGCCATGCTGGCAATTGGCGCCGGTGCGCAGAACTCAATCACCGGCGAAATTCAGGGCATTGGCACCAACTTGCTCTTCGTGTTCCGCGGTGGCGCTGAAGATGTGCGCAACCCCGAACCGCTGACTCTGGGTGATGCCGAAGCCATCGCCGATCCTTTTGCAGCGCCCTCTGTAGCCGGAGTTGCCCCCATTTTGCAAGGCAATGCGGAAGTGAGCTTTTCGGGTGAGAGTCAGGTGACCACACTCAATGGCGTCACACCGGATTATGAAGTTGTGCGCAATTACCGCGTCACTGAAGGCGAATTTATCTCCGAGACGCACATGCTGGGCCGTTCTGCTGTGGTGATTTTGGGCGTAGATGTGGCTGATAAGCTCTTTGGGCGTAAATCGGGCGTGGTCGGTGAGACCGTGCGTATCGAAGGCCAACCTTTCCGGGTGATTGGCGTACTCGAAGAAAAAGGCGGCGGCTCTTTCGGCAGCGAGGACGATCAGATGATTGTGCCCCTGACCACGGCGCAAGCGCGCCTGATCCGCCGCTCAACCAGCGACCGTGTAGATGTGATTTTCGTCGGGGCGGTCAGCGCGGAGGCGGTGCCGGACGCGGTGGATGAGATTTCCCAAATTTTGCGCATGCGCCATCGCACCGAAATCGCTCAGGATGATTTTACAATCTTCTCGCAGCAAGATTTCCTTGATGTAGCCTCCTCGATCACCGGTATTCTGACCATCTTTTTGGGCGGCATCGCGGGCATCTCGTTGTTGGTGGGCGGCATCGGGATTATGAATATCATGCTGGTATCCGTTGTGGAGCGCACCCGTGAGATCGGTTTGCGCAAGGCAATGGGCGCGCGCAAAATGGATATTCTTGTGCAGTTTCTCACCGAGTCGGCGTTGCTGAGTTTGTTCGGCGGCCTGATTGGTATTGGCCTGGGCTGGCTGATCTCCTTCATCGTTGGGCAGATTGCTGCAGCCAGTGATGCCAATATTGACCCGGTGATTGGCATGGACGCGGTGCTGCTGGCGACGCTCTTCTCGGCAGCGGTGGGTGTGTTCTTTGGCCTATATCCGGCTAATCGCGCTGCAAGCCTTGAACCCGTCGAAGCGTTGCGCTATGAGTGA
- a CDS encoding carboxymuconolactone decarboxylase family protein, whose translation MADLRYIMARRPLMRATMRGGLVSFAFRERLMMTVTQVNGCRYCSYFHAKEAAKAGIPAEELRTLLEGQVPADSPADELPAIVYAQHWAESNAQPAAQALAQLEQVYGIERAEAIHLVLRVIRVGNLLGNTWDYVLFRLGLLKVDTGLGAGSA comes from the coding sequence ATGGCCGATCTTCGCTATATCATGGCGCGCCGCCCGTTGATGCGCGCGACGATGCGCGGCGGTTTGGTTTCGTTTGCTTTTCGGGAGCGCCTGATGATGACAGTCACGCAGGTGAATGGCTGTCGTTATTGCAGTTATTTCCATGCTAAAGAGGCTGCCAAAGCAGGCATCCCCGCGGAGGAACTGCGCACCCTGCTGGAGGGCCAGGTTCCGGCAGATTCGCCCGCCGATGAACTCCCCGCAATCGTTTATGCCCAACATTGGGCCGAGAGCAATGCCCAGCCCGCAGCGCAGGCTTTGGCACAGCTTGAGCAGGTTTATGGGATAGAGCGGGCCGAAGCAATCCACTTGGTGCTGCGCGTGATACGGGTGGGGAATCTCCTCGGGAATACCTGGGATTATGTGCTCTTTCGTTTGGGGCTGTTGAAGGTAGATACCGGCCTGGGCGCAGGATCAGCCTAG